In Phycisphaerae bacterium RAS2, the DNA window GGGATGCGTCTCGATCATGACACCATCGGCCCCGGCCACGACCGATGCACGGGCAAGCGGCGGCACGGCCCAACTGATCCCCACGCCGTGCGACGGGTCGGCGATGACGGGCAGATGCGTGTGATGCTTGATCATCACGACCGCGGAGAGATCAAACGTATTGCGCGTCATCGTCTCGTACGTGCGGATGCCGCGCTCACAGAGTATGACTTCGTAGTTGCCCAGGCTTAGGAGATACTCCGCCGCCATGAACAGCTCCTGCAGCGTCGCGCTGATGCCGCGCTTCAGCAGCACCGGCCGGCGCAATCGGCCCGCCGCTTCCAGCAGCGAGAAGTTCTGCATGTTTCGCGCGCCGATCTGCACCACGTCGGCCACTTCCGCCACGGCCGCGAGCGACTCGACGTCCTTTACCTCGGTCACGATCCGCAAATCGAACGCCGCCTTCACGTCGGCCAGCAGGCGCAGGCCTTCTTCCTTCATGCCCTGAAATGCGTACGGACTGGTGCGTGGCTTGTAGGCCCCGCCGCGGAGGAACTTCGCGCCGCTCGCCGCCACCGCTTCGGCTGTGCGCAGAATCTGTTCGCGCGATTCGACGGAGCATGGGCCGGCCATCAGGTGCAGGCCGCCATCGCCGACCTTCGCACCGCGCACGTCGATGATCGTCGGTTCGGGCTTCACCTCGCGGCTGACGAGCTTGTAGGGCTTTGAAATCGGCACGCATTCGGCGACGCCGTCGAGGTCCTGGAAGTGATCGACCGACACGGCGCCGGGGTTGCCGGTGATGCCGACGGCGGTTCGAATCGAGCCGGGAATTTCGTGCGGCGTGAAACCGATCTCTCGAATGCGGGCGCAGACCTGCTCGATCTGCTTCGCCGTCGCACCTTGTTTCATCACGATGAGCATGGGAACCTCAATGAGGCGGTGCGGCCTGTTCGGGTGCGTCGGATTTCCCCGACGTGCTGACCGGCCTCTGGGCCAGGTAATTCGCGTACGCCCGCAGGTGGTCGCACAGCGATTTCTCCTTCACCGGATCAAGATCGTAGCGCGCTTCGAGTTCCTGCAACACTGCGTCGATCGTGCGACCCTGTTTGCGCAGCCAGTAGGC includes these proteins:
- the aroF_1 gene encoding Phospho-2-dehydro-3-deoxyheptonate aldolase — its product is MLIVMKQGATAKQIEQVCARIREIGFTPHEIPGSIRTAVGITGNPGAVSVDHFQDLDGVAECVPISKPYKLVSREVKPEPTIIDVRGAKVGDGGLHLMAGPCSVESREQILRTAEAVAASGAKFLRGGAYKPRTSPYAFQGMKEEGLRLLADVKAAFDLRIVTEVKDVESLAAVAEVADVVQIGARNMQNFSLLEAAGRLRRPVLLKRGISATLQELFMAAEYLLSLGNYEVILCERGIRTYETMTRNTFDLSAVVMIKHHTHLPVIADPSHGVGISWAVPPLARASVVAGADGVMIETHPDPSRALSDGQQSLTLADYAKLVAEMKALAAWRQQNR